TGCGGCGCCACACAGTGCCGAGCAGACATCTTCGAACCGACCTGACTGGCCGGGCGAACCGGCGGAAGTGCTTCAGGAGCTCGGAGTCGTTGCCGGTGATCATGTGGGCGTGATCGGATATGCATTCGACTCGTACTGGGCACGGCTGGGCAGGATGAAGATCGTCGCGGAAATGCCCGGTACGGTCGCGGACATCTTCTGGTACGGCGATGAATCCAGTCGTACGGAGGCACTCGGCGCGTTCCGCCGCACTGGAGTGCGGGCGATCGTCGCCGAAAGTGTGCCATACCGTGCAAATACCACCGGCTGGCGACGTGTGGGCGAGTCGGATTACTACATCTATTTGTTTCGATAAGGAGTCTGAGTAGACAGCTTCTATGCAAGTCGGCCCAGCCAGTCAACATCTCCCTGTTAAATCAGGGCTTGAGCGTGTCGCGGTTGTGATTCTCACGTACAACCAGCGGGACATGACATTGAGATGTCTGGACAGCCTGCAAGAAGACGACGACCAGCCGTTCGACATCCTGCTGTGGGATAACGGATCCGCAGACGGCACGGCCGAAGCGGTAGCCGCAGCGTTTCCCGGAGTGATGCTCCACGAGAGCGCGGACAACCTCGGTGTGGCCGGCGGAAGGAACGCCGCTGCCCGTCTGGCCTTCGAGAAACTGCATCCGACCTATCTCCTGTTCCTCGATAACGATATGGTCGTTGAGCCGGGATTCGT
This window of the Rhodothermales bacterium genome carries:
- a CDS encoding glycosyltransferase; translation: MQVGPASQHLPVKSGLERVAVVILTYNQRDMTLRCLDSLQEDDDQPFDILLWDNGSADGTAEAVAAAFPGVMLHESADNLGVAGGRNAAARLAFEKLHPTYLLFLDNDMVVEPGFVKALLAPLRADDRVGQTQAKLRFVNDPERLNDGGGCDISFILGRT